Proteins encoded together in one Centropristis striata isolate RG_2023a ecotype Rhode Island chromosome 6, C.striata_1.0, whole genome shotgun sequence window:
- the hsbp1b gene encoding heat shock factor-binding protein 1b gives MAETDPKSVQDLTNVVQTLLQQMQDKFQTMSDQIIGRIDEMSTRIDDLEKNIADLMTQAGVEEIEAAPEKAKEGQGS, from the exons ATGGCTGAGACGGATCCCAAGTCGGTGCAGGACCTGACCAATGTG GTCCAGACACTGCTGCAACAGATGCAGGACAAGTTCCAGACCATGTCAGACCAGATCATCGGGAGGA TTGATGAGATGAGCACGCGCATTGATGACTTGGAGAAGAACATCGCTGACCTGATGACCCAGGCTGGTGTTGAAGAGATTGAGGCAGCACCGGAAAAGGCTAAAGAGGGTCAAGGCTCTTAA